The DNA sequence GAGGACGACGTAGCGGGGACGGGCGAACTGGTCGCGGCCGGTGTACTCCAGGGCGAACAGGAGCCACGCGACGGGGATGACGACGACGCCGACCCAACTGAAGCGCGACCAGAACAGTTTCGAGGCGATGTCGGTCGCCTGGAGTTGGAACACTATCGACACCGACCAGACGCACTGGCCGAGCAGCAGTCCGGCGAGCGGCGTCGCACCCGGTTCCGGTCGCTCTCGCCACGCGAGCACCGCCGCCGCTGCGCCGACGGCCACGGAGACGAACAGGAGGGGGACGAGCGGGTTCACGGGAACTCGATACCGCACACATCCCGTTCAGGCCATATGAAGTATCCGGCGAGGAGGGAAATTCACGCGAACGATCTAAAATGGCTGTCCGCCGACAGTTCCGCCGGGACTCAGACGGCGAGGGCGACGGCGACGGTCAGGACGACGAGCGCCTTCAGTTCGCCGGCGATGGCGAGGCGCCCGTAGTTCTCCGTGCGGCCGACGAACGCGGTGACGACGAGTGTGTACGCCAGACCCGCGAGGACGCCGCCGGCGAGGGGGCCGGAGAGCAGTCCCTCGGAGAACGCCCACGCGACGAACGCGCCCAGCGACGCCACGACGACGTAGAGGATTCGCCGGGTGCGGACGACGCCGAACACCACCGGGAGCGTCGAGACGCCGATGGCCGCGTCGGCGTGCCTGTCGCCGACGTTCGGAATCTCCGTGTTGACGAACGTGTCGACGAAGAAGTAGACGAACACGACGGCGACCGTCGGGGTGAGCGCCGCGTCGGCGAAGGCGAGGGGGAGGCCGAGAAGCGCGACGGCCCACGCCCCGGCGACGACGGCGGAGTTGACGAGGAGGACGTCCTTCAGTCGGGTGAGACGGGCGCCCGCGGAGGGGAGCCAATCGGAGGCGTACAGCACCCAGAACGCGCCGGGAAGGACGGCGATGGCGAGGGCGAGCGGTCCGCCCGTCAGCGAGAGCGCCAGCGCGAGGCCGTACGCCGCCGCCGAGAGCGTCGAGAGCGTCCGTCCGTGTCGGCGCACGAACGCCGACTGCTCGGGGTTCGACAGTTCGTCGGTGTCCGCGTCGGCGATTCGGTCGCCCACGTAGACGGCGAACGTGACGAGGCCGACGACGACCGGTGCGAGAGACAGGGGAAGCGAGAGCGCGACCATCGCGGTCAGCACCTCCGCCACCGCGACGACGACGAGGTAGAGGGAGCCGTAGACGAGGAGGTCTTTCAGTTGTCGGTAGCGTTCCGACACCGTGCGACGCAGGCGGTCGACGCCGTCCGCGGGGGCGGACGCGTGGTAGGGTTCGTTGGACATGGGTTGGGTTGGTTCGGGAACCGCGCGGGTCGACCCGGCCCGGTTACCGCTGCCCTAACCGCGATGACATGACCGGTTAGTTACTGGTTACATATCCGAACGGACACAATCCTTAACTGTTAGTTTAGGCCGCTCAACGAGACGTTTGACCCGAAAGAACGTGTCAGATGCGGCGTCAGCGCGTCTACGGCGAGGAAATCGGCCGGCACGCTTTTTCCTCGTTTCCGGGTAGTCGGGAGTGACTGATTACATGAGCAGTGGATTTCCCGACGTTCGAGAGGGAAGCGTCCTCCGTGTGCCGGCGCTGGACGCCGAGCGGGTCGAGATGCGGTTCGCCCCGATACTCGCGCGCGACCGGTTCGACCCCGGCGAGTGGCGGCGCGAGGCGCTCTCGGCCGACCCCGACGCGGACGAGTGGTACCGAATCGACCTCGCCGACCTCGACCTCCCGGACGGGCGCTACGAGTACGAGTTCGTCGTCCACCGCGACGGCGAGGACGAACCGGTCGTCGCGGCGGACCCGTTCGCCGAGGAGATAACCCGCTTCCGCGGACACCGCGGCGCGTTCCGCATCCGGGACGGCGAGCGGTTCCGGCCGCCGTTCTCCTGGGAGGACGAACTGACCCCGCCGGACGGCGAGGAGAGCGAGGAGCGCTCGCTACCGGCGAACGAGGAACTGGTCGTCTACGAACTGCCGCTCCGGTGGGCGGCGTCGGCCTCCGGGGAGCACCGGCGGGACGTGCCCGACGGCGACTTCCAGACGCTCCTGACCGACCACCTCGACCGACTCGCGGACCTCGGCGTCAACGCCATCGAACTGCTGCCGATACAGGACGCCCCCGTCAGCATCAACTGGGGGTACGGGACGCGCTTCTTCTTCGCGCCCGACCTCGACTTCGGCGGTCCCGTCGACGCCAAGTTCCTGATAAAGGAGTGCCACCGGCGCGGCATCCGCGTGCTGATGGACGTGGTGATGAACCACGCCACCGAGACGCCCCTGGTGACGCTGGCCGGCGACCGATTCTTCCTCGACCCCGAGGAGAAACCCGACCGGCCCCAGTGGGGCGGCCGCCGGTTCGACTTCGAGGCGTCCGTCGACGGCTACCACCCCGCGCGGGAGTTCTGCCACCGGATGGCCGCCTTCTGGATCGAGGAGTACCACGTCGACGGCTTCCGGATTGACGAGTTCAAGGGGATGGACCACCGCGCGTTCGTCCAGAAGTTCCGCGACCGGGCGCGGGCGGTCCACGAGGAGGCGTTTCCGGACCGCCCGTTCTTCGTGGTCGCGGAGGACTCGTGGGGTCGGACCGAAATCGTCCGCGACGACGAGGCCAACCCCGACGACCGGGACGTGGTCGACGGGATGTGGAACTTCGACTACCGTGACGAGGCCCGCCGGTTCCTCCGCGACGACGTGGAGAGCGAACCCGAGGAGGCGACGCGGACCGACCGCGTCCGCGCCCTCGTGACGGGCGACCGGACGTGGGACGACCGCGAACGGGCGTTCGAGGACGGGTTCGGCGACCTCTCGAAGGCGGTCAACTACCTCACCTCGCACGACATCGGCGAACCGCACGAGCGGCGGTTGATGAACCTCTTCTTCGGCGACCTCATCGAATCCGAGGGGTTGGGAGACGGCTCCGTCGAGAACGTCCGGTACCTCCTCGACGACGTCGCCACCGCCGGACCGAGCGTGCGGATGGACGCTCACACGGAGGCGCTCGACCGGGTTCGCGGGTCGTTCGCGCTCCTCCTCACGTCCGTCGGCGTACCGATGTTCCTCGCGGGCGAGGAGTTCGGGGAGATACACGACCTCGACTACGGCCACTGGCAGCGCCAGATGGAGGACCCCATCCGGTGGCACCGCCGGGAGTACCCCGGACACGACGACCTGCTGTCGGCCGTCCGCGACCTCATCCACCTGCGGACCTCGACCGAGGCGCTCCAACGGGAGGAGACCGACCTCTTCTACACCCACCACGAGTTCGACGACCCGGACGCGTCCCGCGTGTTCGCCTACTGCCGGACCGCCGGCCGCGAACTCGGCGGCGAGGGGCAGGTGGTCGTCGTCGCCAACCTCGGCCCGCAGGAGTTCGACGGGTACGAACTGCCGTGGGAGTGGGACGACGCGACCGAACGCGGCGCGTCCATCCGCGGGTCGGCCCCCGAGTTCGACCCCGAGGCGGGCGAGGCGACGATGTCGCTGGCGCCGTTCCAGGTGCGCGTGTTCGAGACCTGAGTTCGGCCAGCTAAGCCGCGCAGTTGTTCGCGCCGGTCTCCAGCTCCGTCGCTTTCCGGTCGTTCTCGTACCCCTCGCGACCGGTGTTGATGGCGATGACCGTCTCGTAGTTCGCGGGTTTCTCCGGGACGTTCTCGACCATGCGCTCGACGAACGCCTCGCGGTCGAGTCCGAGGAGGTCGAGGCGCGACGCCACCTCGCCGAGCGACGCGGCGACCGGTTCCCCGGGCGACCCGTTGGCGTACTCCCCGTCGCTCTCGACGGTAACGTGACCCGGCAAGACCGTCAGGTCCTCGGGCAGGTCCAACAGCGTATCGTGGAGCGTGTCGTACGCCATCCGCGCGCCCTCCTCGGCCCCCTCCTCGCCGAACTCCAGTTCGGTCCGACCGACGGAATCGAGGAACAGGGCGTCGCCCGTGAGCACCGCCCTGTCGCCGACGCGGTAGGCGACCATCTCCGAGGTGTGGCCGGGCGCCGCGAGGACCGTCAGGTCGACGCCGCCGACGGGGAGGGCGTCGCCCTCCTCGACGGCGTCGAAGTCGAACGCCAGGTCGCGGTCCGCCGCGCGGGCGCCGAGGTGGTACGGCACGTCCAACCGGTCGGCGAGTTCGCGCCCGCCGGAGATGTGGTCGGCGTGCACGTGCGTGTCGAGGACGCGCGTTATCTCCCACCCCCGTTCCGCGGCGGCGACGACGTACTGCTCGACGTGCCGCGTCGGGTCGACGACGGCCGCCTCGCCGTCCGACCCGACGAGGTAGCTCAGACAGCCCTTGCCGCGCCGCTGGAACTGGACCACGTCGACGTCGGCGTTCTCGGCACCGTTGCCGACGGCCACGTCGGCGCGTTCGTACAGGCCGTTCCAGTCTCGCATCCCGCCCTTGACGACCCGCACGTCCTCGTAGCCGGCCGCGTCGAGTTCGGCGGCGAGCGCCGCCGAGGTGGCGGCCTTCCCGCAGATGACGGTTATCGGTCCGCCGTCGGTGAGGCCGTCTATCTCGGACTTCCGCTCGTCGTCGAGCGTCTCGTTCAGTCCGAACGGGACGTTCACCGCGCCGGGGACGCGCCACGCCTCGTAACTGTCCGCCGGGCGCGTGTCGAGTATCGTCCCCGCTTCCCCTCGGTCGATTGCGTCCGCGAGTTCGCGAGCGGTGATCTTCGCGTACATCGTTCGTCCCCACGATTCGTCTCCGAACGGAATAAGACTTGTGAGAATTGCGCAATTCTATGAGAAATACGGGCAGTTCGAGATAGAGAGGATGTGAAGATAGTGCCGTCTGGGCGGGTGATGTAGTGATTCCGGGTGCAATAGACGTGGGATACCGTTCGAATACTACTTACGAAAGCCCGGTCGCCGCGGCTTCGGGGACGACGGGAACTACAGGAGCGACCGGAGCAGTCGGAGGGGGAACGTGACGATGGCAATAATCAGATTGATGACGCCGCGGAGCGCCGAGCGGATGGTTCCGAGCATAGGCGTCGGTACCGGTCCTCGGCGAGTAGCCGTTGGGGCTACACACGTCGGGTGCGGGCGGAGGCGAGAGGGAGGCGGGCGCGCCGCCCGGCGTTTCCGCGCGGTCGTCCGCGCCCCTCGTCAACGGGCATCGCGCTTATCCGCCCGCGGGGTCTACGACCGTTCGAAGCGCGGTCGGCGAGGTTCGACATTATGACACGTTCACACCGAGACGACGACGACCAGCACGGACCCGACGACGAGCGACCGCGGACGCGCATCGACATCAACCTCTCAGTGACCGACCTGCTGAGCGACCTGCTGAGCGAGGCGAAGCGGGATTCGGACCGCCGGTCGCTGAGCGAACGACCGGGCGGTCGGCCGAGTCGCGGGAGACCCGGCGCGCAGCGACAGCCCGACGGGAGCGCCGACCCCGAGGGGGCGGACGCGCGGGCCGACTACCGCGTCGACCACCACCGCGAGGGGGACGAACTGACCGTCGTCGCCGACCTCGCGGACGCTGCGCGCGACGACGTGACCGCCGGCATCGACCCCGACCGCGGCGAGTTCGTCGTCGCCGTCGACGGGCGCGTCGCCGGGCGGGTGCCCCTCCCGTGGGACCCCGTCGAGGTGACCGAGACGACGTTCAACAACGGCGTCCTGCAGGTCCGACTCGGTCCGGTCGACGGCGCGGCCTGAGGCGGGCGGGACCGTCCGCCGACGACGCGACCGCCGCGGACCGTGCGGTCGGACACCACACTACAGAGACTCGATTCGCCCGTTATCCGGCCCTACGGACCCGAACGGCACCGATTCGGGTTTTCTCGAGCGAGCGTTCGGTCTCGGAAGGGTTATCAGTGGGGCGCGGCTTAATCCAGAGGCTATGGCAAAAGGCAAAGTCGACTTCTTCAACGACACGGGCGGCTACGGATTCATAGAGACCGAGGACCACGACGAGGACGTTTTCTTCCACATGGAAGACGTCGGCGGCCCGGACCTCGAAGAGGGTACGGAGATCGAGTTCGAGATCGAGGACGCCCCCAAGGGTCCCCGAGCGAAGAACGTCACCCGCCTGTAAGTCGACGCAGACATCAAACGTAGCGGACGGAGGCTGACGACGCCGCGGTCGATTGAGTTCGGTCCGTATGCGGCAGTTCTCTGAACTACCTATCTTTCTGAGCCGTGCGGTTCGGTCGTCGCGCCGCCAGCCAGTACGTTCAGGCCCCCCTCTGACGTAGACTCGGGTATGTCCGACGAGATGGAGTACTGCGAGGTGCGCGGCGTGCGCGTCCCGAAAGTCGGCCTCGGGACGTGGCGGATGGAGGGCGAGGAGTGTTACGACGCCGTGTCGACGGCGCTGGAACTCGGCTACCGCCACGTCGACACCGCGCAGATGTACGACAACGAGACCGAGGTGGGTCGAGCGCTGGCCGACGCCGACGTCGACCGGCGGGACGTGTTCCTGACGACGAAGGTGAACCCGCGGAACGCCGACCGGGAGGGCGTCGTCGAGTCGACGAAGGCGAGCCTCGACCGTCTCGACACGCCGTACGTCGACCTGTTGCTCCTCCACTGGCCGAACCCGCTGGTCCGAATCGAGGAGACGATGGACGCGATGAAGCGACTGGTCGACGAGGGGCGCGTCCACCACGTCGGCGTGAGCAACTTCCCGGTGCCGATGCTGAAGAAGGCCCGCGAGGTGTCCGACGTTCCGGTACTCACGAACCAGGTGCAGTTCCACCCGCACCGACCCCAGCGGAAACTCCTCCGGTACTGTCAGGCCGAGGACCTGCTACTCACGGGGTACAGTCCGCTGGCGCAGGGCGAACTCGTCGACGACGGGACGCTCCGCGAGATAGGCGAGCGGTACGACAAGACGCCCGCGCAGGTCGCCCTGCGCTGGGCTACCCAGCACCGGAACGTCGCCGTCGTCCCGAAGTCCACGAGCCGCGAGCACCTCGCGGACAACCTCGCCATCTTCGATTTCAAACTCACTCGCGAGGAGGTGGACGAGGTGACCCGCCCCTCGCTGCTGAAGACGGGGGCGTCGATGGTGAAGGGGATGCTGCGGTAGTCGAGAGGAAAAGAAAAGAGAAACGCTGAGGCGGCCGCGGCGACGAGGGAACCCATGGTCGCAGAACGGCGCCGCCGCGTCGCGCCCCTCCTCCTCTGGAGCCTCTGCGTCGTCGTCGCCTCCGCCGCGACGCCGCCCGGCGACGGACTGAGCGCCGCACCGCTCGGACTCGGCGTCGACAAGTGGGTCCACCTCGGAGCGTACGCGGTGACGGCGTATCTCGCGGCGTTCGCCCTCCGCGCGCGGACGGCCCGCGGACTGGCGCTCGCCACCTTCGTCGCCGTCGCCCTCGGCGGCGGCGTGGAACTCCTGCAGGCGACGCTCCCGGCGCGTCACGCCGGCCTCGCGGACGCCGCGGCGAACGCCGTCGGGGCGGTCATCGGCGCGGCGGCGTACGCCGTCCTCGGGCGCTTCCGGACGAGCGAGCGCGGCTGACGGACCCCGCATCCGGACCGGACGGAGCGAACGGCGTCGACCCCTCAACCGACCGTCGAGGGGCGCTCACGACCGATTGCGGAGTCCCGTCGCCGCGTCTATCTCCAGCGTCCACCCGGCGATGCCCCGCATCGGTTCGGACTCGGAGAACAGGCTCGGGAACCACGCGTTGTCCTCCATCGCGTCGACGAGCGCACCCCACTCGCCCTCTTCGACCGCTTCGAGACGTCCCGCGACGACGACGCTCTCCCACTCGTGGCGCCCCGCCACGTCGAACGCCGTCAGGGTCGCTCTCCCCGTCGCCTCGGCGAACGACTCCTTCCGACTCGTCTCCCCGCGGAGGAACACGAAGTACAGGCGCTCGCCGTCGTAGCCGAACGATATCGGCACCCCGTACGCGTCGCCCCCGTCCGCGAGCGAGAGGACGCCGACGCCGTGTTCGCGCAGGAACGCGTCCACCTCCTCGTCGTCCATCGGGTCGCCCTGAAGCGGTTCGAACTCGTCCGCATCTCTCACCACCATGCGTCACGCTACGACCCGAACCAGCAAATATTGTCGCTTCTTTCCGATTCTCGAACCGTCGCCGCCGACGCGCTCTTTTTACGCGGCGACGGCGAACCTCGGGCAGACAGCACCGATGACGGTCACGACGCTCCACCGCCCGACGCACCGCGACGCCCTCGCCTTGTTAGAGGAGGCGTTCGGCGACGGGCGGATGGTGACGATGTTCGGGCGTTGCACCGTCGAGTACGACGGCCGGGCCGAGTCGAGTCTCGGGCCGGGCGACCGACTCGTCGTCTGCAAACCCGACGGGACCATCCTCGTGCACACCGACTCGCAGCGCAAGCCGGTGAACTGGCAGCCGCCGGGGTGTACCCACCGCGCGAGCGTCCGCGACGGTCGCCTGCGGGTCAGGAGCGAGCGCTCGACGCCGACGGAGCGCCTCGACGTGCGGTTCGAGCGACTCGAACAGGTGTCGGCCTACGAGGTGACGGACCGGAGCGACCTGCGCCTCACGGGGAGCGAGGAGGACCTGCGGCAGCGGATTCTGGACGACCCCGCCTTGGTCGAAGAGGGGTTCGTCCCGCGGGCGACCGAACGGGAGACGGCGGCGGGGCCGGTCGACATCTTCGGCGAGGACGCCGAGGGCCGTCCCCTCGTCGTGGAGTTGAAGCGACGACGGGTCGGTCCCTCGGCGGCCAGCCAACTCCGGCGCTACGTGGAGGCCGTCGACGCCGAGTTCCCCGACGAGGGCGTGCGCGGGATACTCGTCGCGCCGTCGGTGACCGACCGGACGAGAGAGCTACTGGACGAGAAGGGCCTGTCGTTCGTCGCCGCCGAACCCGTGGCGGAGGCGGACGAGGAGGAAGGCGGCGACGAAGCGACCTGAGCGGACTCTGTCGCCTACCGCTCCGCGTCGACGAGGCGGACGAAGTTCTCGAACGTCCGCGCGGCGGTCACGCCGCCGAAGTCGCGGTGGGCGGGGTCGTCGGGCCACTCGAGGTCCTCCTCGATGTTCGGAAGCAGGCGCTCCGTGAACTCGGGGTGGTACTGGACGGTCCACAGCGGCGCGTCGCGGTGCCGGCTAGCGAGGTTCGGGTAGTAGTCGGCCGAGGCGACGGCCTCCATCTCCTCGCCGAGTTCGGTGACGAAGTCGCCGTGGACGAGGGGGACGCGCGTCCCGACGCCGTCGAACAGGGGGTCGTCGGCGAAGCGGACCGGGTCGAGGCCGGCGTGCAGGCCGCGGTGCTCCACCTCTCCGCCGAGGGCGTCGTTGACGAGTTGGTGGCCGAAGCAGACGCCGAGCGTCGGCGTTCTCGCCTCTACGAGTTCGCGCACGAGGTCCCGTAACTCGTCCATCCACGGGTACGTCTCCGTCTCGTAGACGCCCGCGGTGCTTCCGGAGAGGACGACGGCGTCCGCCTCGTCCAGCAGGTCCGGCCGGCCCCCGCGGTCGGCGTAGGGGTAGACGCGGACCGTCGCGCCGGCCGCTTCGAGCAGGCGGCGAATCTCGGGGACGAAGTAGCGCGTGGGCGGGTCCACCTCGTTCTCCAGGACGAGTATCATGCGCGACACTCGTCGGCGCGCGAGGAGAATCCGTCGGTGGCGACGGCGACGAGTGCGAACGGAGCACACGGCCGCCGAGGCGGTCGATGTTCGAAGCGCTTTTAGGCCGCATGACCGTTCTTCTGCACAAGTAACCATGGCAGACAAACCCGCCTCGATGTACCGCAACATCGACAAGCCGTCGTACACCCGACGCGAGTACATCACCGGAATCCCCGGTTCGAAGATCGCACAGCACAACATGGGCAACCTGCAGACGGGTCCGCAGGACTACCCCGTCCAGATCAGTCTCCGCCTCGAAGAGGACTGTCAGGTCCGCCACGGGTCGCTCGAATCGGCGCGTCTGTCCGCCAACCGCGTGATGCTCAAGCAGGTCGGACAGGAGAACTACAAGATGGTGCTCCGCAAGTTCCCCCACCAGGTCCTGCGCGAGAACAAGCAGGCGACCGGGGCGGGCGCGGACCGCGTCTCCGACGGGATGCGCCAGTCGTTCGGAAAGGTCGTCGGGACCGCCGCGCGAATCCACAAGAACGAGCGCGTGTTCACCATCTACTGCAGCGTCGACGACGCGGCCATCGCGAAGGACGCGCTTCGCCGCGCCTACAACAAGATGTCGCCGCCCTGCCGCATCGACGTGGAGAAGGGCGAAGAACTGCTCGTCTCGTAACTGAGTAACACGCGAACGCGGGTCAGGGTCGGTCCGACCCAACCGGGACCCGGCCCACTTTTACTCTCGACGCGCCGACTTCGGAGCGGATGCTCCGACTGGCGGTGACGACGGACAGCGAGACGTTCGAGCGGATGCGCGACCCGCTGGAAGCGCGCGGAATCGCCGTCGAACACCTCCCGGCGAAGGAGCGGTCGATTCGGCTGGCCGGGACGGGCGAGTCGTTCGACGTCGGCTTCGTCTACCCGACGCGGCTGATGGAGGGCGGCGCGCTGGACGCCCGCGCGCCGATACCGTGGGTGAACGGACGCGATGCGGTACTGACATCCCGGAACAAGGCGGGCGTCGTCGCCGCCCTCTCGCGGGCGGGCCTGCCGGTGCCGGAGACGCGGATGCTCTCGAACCCCGTCGACGAGGGCGTCGTCCTCGACGCCGTCGCGGACCTCTCCTACCCACTGGTCGTCAAACCCAACTCCGCGACGCGCGGCGTCGGCGTCGCCAAGGTGGCCGACGCGGACTCGCTACTCGGCGTCGTCGACTACCTGAACCTCGTCCACGACTTCCGGTCGACGGGCGACAAATCCTACCTGGTACAGGAGTTCGTCGCCGACGCGCGCGACTACCGGGTGATGGTCGTCGACGGCGAGGTGGTCGGCGGCGTCGAGCGCCGACTCCCCGAGTCGCTCGGCGAGGGGCGGTGGAAACACAACGTCCACCGGGGCGCGACAGCGACGGCGGTGGACGTCTCCGAAGAACACCGCGAACTGGCCGTTTCGGTGGCCGAGACGCTCGGAATCGACTACCTCGGCGTCGACCTGCTCGTCTCGCCCGACCGGACGCTCGTCTCGGAGACGAACGCTCGGGCGACGATAGACCACGAGAAGTACGACGACGACTTCTGGGACCGACTGGCGGCGCTGATACGGCGGGCCGCCGGGCGGCCCGACCGGTAGGCGCCAGAAACCGAAACCGCGAAAATCCGAGTCCGGTCGGTCCTCGCGCGGGACGCGCTACTCGACGTCGATGGCGGCGGAGTCCTCGGCCTTCTGGAACGTGACTTGGAGGACGCCGTTCTTGAACGACGCCGACGCGGAGTGTTCGTCTACACGAACGGGGAGACGAATCCGCTCGTCGTACTCGCGCCGGTCGCTCGCCGCGCTCACGGTGAGCGTCTCGCCGTCGCACTTCAGGTCGATGGCGTCTTTCTCCACTCCCGGCAGGTCCGCGACGAGTCGAACCGCCTCGCCCTCATCGTAGACGTCGATGTGGGTCTCCGAGGCGAATCCGGTGGTGTCGCCACCGGTCATCTCGCTCATCATCCGTTCGATCTCGTCGAAGATGTTGTCGAACGGATCGTCGCGCTCATCTCTCATGCAGGAGTTCTTTAGTGTGTTCTCATCAAAAGCCTTCTCCCCCGGCGGCGGCGCGGGCCGCGTCGACGCGCGGTCCGCCTCGAAACGCATCGGGTCGAACCGCTGCACGAAGATGAACGCCGGTGTTCGTCTCTGTTCGTGTCGCCGCGCCCTCCCGCGTCGCGTCCTCAATCATCGTTCAGGCTAAAACGACAGTGGCGACGACCTACGACACCGATTTCGAGGGTTTCCGCCCCTGGGGGGAGACACAGGGATTCAAGTAGCTCGGCCGCCGATACTCGGATATGAGTGAAAAGTCGTACTTCGACTCGGCTGAGGACGCGGACGACGTGGTCCGCGTCGGACTGAACGGGTTCGGCCGAATCGGGCGGAACGTGTTCCGCGCGGTGATGGAGAATCCGAGCGTCGAACTCGTCGGCGTCAACGACGTGATGGACTTCGAGGACATGGAGTACCTCGCGAAATACGACACCGTGATGGGTCGGATGGACGACGTGTCGCTCGACGGTGAGGAACTCGTCGCCGGCGATAGCTCCGTCCCCCTCTACAACGTCCAGAGCCCCGCCGAACTGCCGTGGGACGAACTCGACGTCGACGTGGCGCTGGAGTGTACGGGCATCTTCCGCACGAAAGAGGACGCCTCCGCGCACCTCGAAGCCGGCGCCGACAAGGTGCTCATCTCCGCGCCGCCGAAGGGCGACGACCCGATAAAACAGATCGTCTACGGCGTCAACCACGACGAGTACGACGGCGAGGACGTCGTCTCGAACGCCTCCTGTACGACGAACTCCGTCACGCCGGTCGCGAAGGTGCTCGACGAGGAGTTCGGCATCGACTCCGGTCTCCTGACGACGGTCCACGCTTACACCGGGTCGCAGAACCTCATCGACGGCCCCAAATCGAAGAAGCGCCGCGGCCGCGCCGCCGCCGAGAACATCGTCCCCACCTCCACCGGCGCCGCGCAGGCCGCCACACAGATTCTGCCGCAGTTGGAGGGCAAACTCGACGGGATGGCGATGCGCGTCCCCGTCCCCAACGGCTCCATCACCGAACTCGTCGTCTCCCTCGACGAGACGCCCTCGACCGAGGAGGTAAACAACGCCTTCCGTGACGCCGCCGACTCCGGCCCCCTCGCGGGCGTCCTCGGCTACACCGACGACGAAGTCGTCTCCTCGGACATCG is a window from the Halogeometricum sp. S3BR5-2 genome containing:
- a CDS encoding UbiA family prenyltransferase — translated: MSNEPYHASAPADGVDRLRRTVSERYRQLKDLLVYGSLYLVVVAVAEVLTAMVALSLPLSLAPVVVGLVTFAVYVGDRIADADTDELSNPEQSAFVRRHGRTLSTLSAAAYGLALALSLTGGPLALAIAVLPGAFWVLYASDWLPSAGARLTRLKDVLLVNSAVVAGAWAVALLGLPLAFADAALTPTVAVVFVYFFVDTFVNTEIPNVGDRHADAAIGVSTLPVVFGVVRTRRILYVVVASLGAFVAWAFSEGLLSGPLAGGVLAGLAYTLVVTAFVGRTENYGRLAIAGELKALVVLTVAVALAV
- a CDS encoding alpha-amylase family glycosyl hydrolase, translated to MSSGFPDVREGSVLRVPALDAERVEMRFAPILARDRFDPGEWRREALSADPDADEWYRIDLADLDLPDGRYEYEFVVHRDGEDEPVVAADPFAEEITRFRGHRGAFRIRDGERFRPPFSWEDELTPPDGEESEERSLPANEELVVYELPLRWAASASGEHRRDVPDGDFQTLLTDHLDRLADLGVNAIELLPIQDAPVSINWGYGTRFFFAPDLDFGGPVDAKFLIKECHRRGIRVLMDVVMNHATETPLVTLAGDRFFLDPEEKPDRPQWGGRRFDFEASVDGYHPAREFCHRMAAFWIEEYHVDGFRIDEFKGMDHRAFVQKFRDRARAVHEEAFPDRPFFVVAEDSWGRTEIVRDDEANPDDRDVVDGMWNFDYRDEARRFLRDDVESEPEEATRTDRVRALVTGDRTWDDRERAFEDGFGDLSKAVNYLTSHDIGEPHERRLMNLFFGDLIESEGLGDGSVENVRYLLDDVATAGPSVRMDAHTEALDRVRGSFALLLTSVGVPMFLAGEEFGEIHDLDYGHWQRQMEDPIRWHRREYPGHDDLLSAVRDLIHLRTSTEALQREETDLFYTHHEFDDPDASRVFAYCRTAGRELGGEGQVVVVANLGPQEFDGYELPWEWDDATERGASIRGSAPEFDPEAGEATMSLAPFQVRVFET
- a CDS encoding MBL fold metallo-hydrolase, producing the protein MYAKITARELADAIDRGEAGTILDTRPADSYEAWRVPGAVNVPFGLNETLDDERKSEIDGLTDGGPITVICGKAATSAALAAELDAAGYEDVRVVKGGMRDWNGLYERADVAVGNGAENADVDVVQFQRRGKGCLSYLVGSDGEAAVVDPTRHVEQYVVAAAERGWEITRVLDTHVHADHISGGRELADRLDVPYHLGARAADRDLAFDFDAVEEGDALPVGGVDLTVLAAPGHTSEMVAYRVGDRAVLTGDALFLDSVGRTELEFGEEGAEEGARMAYDTLHDTLLDLPEDLTVLPGHVTVESDGEYANGSPGEPVAASLGEVASRLDLLGLDREAFVERMVENVPEKPANYETVIAINTGREGYENDRKATELETGANNCAA
- the gvpH gene encoding gas vesicle protein GvpH, which encodes MTRSHRDDDDQHGPDDERPRTRIDINLSVTDLLSDLLSEAKRDSDRRSLSERPGGRPSRGRPGAQRQPDGSADPEGADARADYRVDHHREGDELTVVADLADAARDDVTAGIDPDRGEFVVAVDGRVAGRVPLPWDPVEVTETTFNNGVLQVRLGPVDGAA
- a CDS encoding cold-shock protein → MAKGKVDFFNDTGGYGFIETEDHDEDVFFHMEDVGGPDLEEGTEIEFEIEDAPKGPRAKNVTRL
- a CDS encoding aldo/keto reductase, which gives rise to MEYCEVRGVRVPKVGLGTWRMEGEECYDAVSTALELGYRHVDTAQMYDNETEVGRALADADVDRRDVFLTTKVNPRNADREGVVESTKASLDRLDTPYVDLLLLHWPNPLVRIEETMDAMKRLVDEGRVHHVGVSNFPVPMLKKAREVSDVPVLTNQVQFHPHRPQRKLLRYCQAEDLLLTGYSPLAQGELVDDGTLREIGERYDKTPAQVALRWATQHRNVAVVPKSTSREHLADNLAIFDFKLTREEVDEVTRPSLLKTGASMVKGMLR
- a CDS encoding VanZ family protein; the encoded protein is MVAERRRRVAPLLLWSLCVVVASAATPPGDGLSAAPLGLGVDKWVHLGAYAVTAYLAAFALRARTARGLALATFVAVALGGGVELLQATLPARHAGLADAAANAVGAVIGAAAYAVLGRFRTSERG
- a CDS encoding pyridoxamine 5'-phosphate oxidase family protein is translated as MVVRDADEFEPLQGDPMDDEEVDAFLREHGVGVLSLADGGDAYGVPISFGYDGERLYFVFLRGETSRKESFAEATGRATLTAFDVAGRHEWESVVVAGRLEAVEEGEWGALVDAMEDNAWFPSLFSESEPMRGIAGWTLEIDAATGLRNRS
- the nucS gene encoding endonuclease NucS; the protein is MTVTTLHRPTHRDALALLEEAFGDGRMVTMFGRCTVEYDGRAESSLGPGDRLVVCKPDGTILVHTDSQRKPVNWQPPGCTHRASVRDGRLRVRSERSTPTERLDVRFERLEQVSAYEVTDRSDLRLTGSEEDLRQRILDDPALVEEGFVPRATERETAAGPVDIFGEDAEGRPLVVELKRRRVGPSAASQLRRYVEAVDAEFPDEGVRGILVAPSVTDRTRELLDEKGLSFVAAEPVAEADEEEGGDEAT
- a CDS encoding type 1 glutamine amidotransferase, giving the protein MILVLENEVDPPTRYFVPEIRRLLEAAGATVRVYPYADRGGRPDLLDEADAVVLSGSTAGVYETETYPWMDELRDLVRELVEARTPTLGVCFGHQLVNDALGGEVEHRGLHAGLDPVRFADDPLFDGVGTRVPLVHGDFVTELGEEMEAVASADYYPNLASRHRDAPLWTVQYHPEFTERLLPNIEEDLEWPDDPAHRDFGGVTAARTFENFVRLVDAER